A DNA window from Methanospirillum lacunae contains the following coding sequences:
- a CDS encoding type II toxin-antitoxin system RelE family toxin, with translation MTEFQIIYSNKAKRNLKKIPLPIAQEIIRAIHELKSNPWSHVQKLEGSEKAPFHSLQVGGYRAILSIQNNKLIVYVVEVGPRKTIYRKY, from the coding sequence ATGACTGAATTTCAGATCATCTACTCGAATAAAGCAAAAAGAAATCTCAAAAAAATACCTCTGCCAATAGCTCAGGAAATAATCAGAGCCATACATGAACTGAAGAGTAATCCCTGGTCACATGTGCAGAAGCTAGAAGGATCTGAAAAGGCTCCCTTTCATTCTCTTCAAGTTGGTGGTTACCGGGCAATTCTCTCTATTCAAAATAATAAACTCATCGTGTATGTGGTAGAAGTCGGTCCACGGAAAACCATATACCGGAAATATTAA
- a CDS encoding DUF7557 family protein — translation MQEASTIYIRSDLKEQLSNLKTHPRESYSAVIERLLSSVIDPDPLTTEEIAGIQEALEDIKAGKVHTEEEIMKEFGVE, via the coding sequence ATGCAAGAGGCCTCCACAATATACATTCGATCAGACTTGAAAGAACAACTATCAAACCTGAAAACACATCCCCGGGAATCCTATAGTGCGGTGATTGAGCGTCTTTTATCAAGTGTAATAGATCCTGATCCTTTGACAACCGAAGAGATAGCAGGTATCCAAGAAGCCCTGGAAGATATTAAGGCAGGAAAGGTACATACCGAGGAAGAGATCATGAAAGAATTCGGGGTTGAATGA